One genomic region from Cellulomonas hominis encodes:
- the dxr gene encoding 1-deoxy-D-xylulose-5-phosphate reductoisomerase, translating into MGRVNARTVVLLGSTGSIGTQAADVVARNPERFRVTGLSAGGADPAALARQAVALGAQTVAVADPDAAGAVFAELVRASADAGLRQMGVEVLTGPDAAAQLAARGADVVLNGITGSVGLGPTLAALESGSTLALANKESLVAGGPLVRAAVGRPGQVVPVDSEHSAIAQCLRGGARGEVRRLVLTASGGPFRGRTRAELADVTPEQALAHPTWSMGPVVTINSATLVNKGLELIEAHLLFDVPVADIQVVVHPQSVVHSMVEFADGSTIAQASPPDMRLPIALGLSWPERVAEAVPACDWTRAASWTFEPLDEDVFGAVALARAAVAASGTHPAVYNAANEEAVAAFLGGGLGFLGIVATVEEVLAAYPGAPAGSVADVHAAEDWARARARERIAAG; encoded by the coding sequence CCGGCTCGATCGGCACCCAGGCCGCCGACGTCGTCGCCCGGAACCCCGAGCGGTTCCGGGTCACCGGCCTCAGCGCGGGCGGGGCGGATCCCGCGGCGCTGGCCCGGCAGGCGGTGGCGCTCGGCGCGCAGACCGTCGCGGTGGCGGACCCGGACGCCGCGGGCGCGGTGTTCGCCGAGCTCGTGCGGGCGTCGGCCGACGCGGGGCTGCGGCAGATGGGCGTCGAGGTGCTGACCGGCCCGGACGCCGCCGCGCAGCTCGCCGCCCGCGGGGCGGACGTGGTGCTGAACGGCATCACCGGGTCGGTCGGGCTCGGGCCGACCCTCGCGGCGCTCGAGTCGGGCAGCACGCTGGCGCTGGCAAACAAGGAGTCCCTGGTCGCGGGCGGCCCGCTGGTCCGGGCCGCGGTCGGGCGCCCGGGCCAGGTGGTGCCGGTGGACTCCGAGCACTCGGCGATCGCGCAGTGCCTGCGGGGCGGGGCGCGCGGCGAGGTCCGGCGCCTGGTGCTCACGGCGTCGGGCGGGCCGTTCCGGGGCCGGACCCGCGCGGAGCTCGCGGACGTGACGCCCGAGCAGGCGCTGGCGCACCCGACCTGGTCGATGGGGCCGGTCGTGACGATCAACTCCGCGACGCTGGTGAACAAGGGCCTGGAGCTCATCGAGGCGCACCTGCTGTTCGACGTGCCGGTCGCGGACATCCAGGTGGTGGTGCACCCGCAGTCGGTCGTGCACTCGATGGTCGAGTTCGCGGACGGCTCGACGATCGCGCAGGCGTCCCCGCCGGACATGCGGCTGCCCATCGCGCTCGGGCTGTCCTGGCCGGAGCGGGTCGCGGAGGCGGTGCCGGCGTGCGACTGGACCCGCGCGGCGTCCTGGACGTTCGAGCCCCTGGACGAGGACGTGTTCGGTGCGGTGGCGCTCGCGCGCGCGGCCGTGGCGGCCTCGGGCACGCACCCCGCGGTCTACAACGCGGCGAACGAGGAGGCGGTCGCGGCCTTCCTCGGCGGCGGCCTCGGGTTCCTCGGGATCGTGGCGACGGTCGAGGAGGTGCTCGCGGCGTACCCCGGCGCGCCGGCCGGGTCGGTCGCCGACGTGCACGCCGCGGAGGACTGGGCCCGGGCCCGGGCGCGGGAGCGCATCGCGGCCGGCTGA
- a CDS encoding NAD(P)/FAD-dependent oxidoreductase, whose protein sequence is MSTPGGGDAAAAGAALAWSAGRDLAGLSLWFDQVAADAPIEPREPLDGDTTADVVVVGAGLTGLWTAYYLLEADPALDVLVVEQAVAGFGASGRNGGWCSALFPASAEALARRHGEDAARSMRAAMRDTVVEVGGVAAAEEIDCDFAYGGTVTLARTPAQLARLTAEARDATRWGDELDLLTPAEVAAHVRADGVLGGAWTPDCARVQPARLVRGLADAVEARGVRIAEQTRALRISPRAVVTDQGTVRARHVVRAVEAWTPTFPGSRRDLAPVYSLMIATEPLPPSVWDLVGLDRGQTFTDGRHLLVYGQRTADDRLAFGGRGAPYHWGSAVEPASDQDPRVARALRRALVELFPAVRHARVTHAWGGPLGVPRDWHASVGLGDDGIAWAGGYVGDGVGTANLAGRTLADLLTGTDSALTRLPWVGHRSPRWEPEPLRWAGITAGLRGAALADAEERLTGRPSRVARLLGSLTGA, encoded by the coding sequence GTGAGCACGCCCGGGGGCGGCGACGCGGCCGCCGCGGGCGCCGCGCTCGCGTGGTCCGCGGGGCGCGACCTGGCCGGCCTGTCGCTGTGGTTCGACCAGGTCGCCGCGGACGCGCCGATCGAGCCGCGCGAGCCGCTGGACGGCGACACCACGGCGGACGTCGTGGTGGTCGGCGCCGGCCTCACGGGCCTGTGGACCGCGTACTACCTGCTCGAGGCGGACCCGGCGCTGGACGTGCTCGTGGTCGAGCAGGCGGTCGCGGGCTTCGGCGCCAGCGGCCGCAACGGCGGCTGGTGCTCGGCCCTGTTCCCCGCCTCCGCCGAGGCGCTGGCCCGCCGGCACGGCGAGGACGCGGCCCGGTCGATGCGGGCCGCGATGCGGGACACCGTCGTCGAGGTCGGCGGCGTCGCGGCGGCCGAGGAGATCGACTGCGACTTCGCCTACGGCGGCACGGTCACGCTCGCCCGGACTCCGGCGCAGCTCGCGCGGCTCACCGCCGAGGCGCGGGACGCGACCCGGTGGGGCGACGAGCTCGACCTGCTGACCCCCGCCGAGGTCGCCGCGCACGTGCGGGCCGACGGCGTGCTCGGCGGCGCGTGGACGCCCGACTGCGCGCGGGTGCAGCCGGCCCGCCTGGTCCGGGGGCTCGCGGACGCCGTCGAGGCGCGCGGCGTGCGGATCGCCGAGCAGACCCGGGCGCTGCGGATCTCCCCGCGCGCGGTCGTCACCGACCAGGGCACCGTCCGGGCGCGGCACGTCGTGCGGGCGGTCGAGGCCTGGACCCCCACCTTCCCCGGGTCCCGCCGCGACCTCGCCCCGGTGTACTCCCTGATGATCGCGACCGAGCCCCTGCCGCCGAGCGTCTGGGACCTGGTGGGGCTGGACCGCGGGCAGACCTTCACCGACGGGCGGCACCTGCTCGTGTACGGCCAGCGCACCGCCGACGACCGCCTGGCCTTCGGGGGCCGCGGCGCGCCGTACCACTGGGGCTCCGCCGTCGAACCCGCGTCCGACCAGGACCCGCGTGTCGCCCGGGCGCTGCGCCGGGCGCTCGTCGAGCTGTTCCCCGCGGTCCGGCACGCCCGCGTCACGCACGCCTGGGGCGGGCCGCTCGGGGTGCCGCGCGACTGGCACGCCTCCGTCGGCCTCGGGGACGACGGCATCGCCTGGGCCGGCGGCTACGTCGGCGACGGAGTGGGCACCGCCAACCTCGCCGGCCGCACCCTGGCCGACCTGCTCACCGGGACCGACTCCGCGCTGACCCGGCTCCCGTGGGTCGGGCACCGGTCCCCCCGCTGGGAGCCCGAGCCGCTGCGCTGGGCGGGGATCACCGCCGGGCTGCGCGGGGCCGCGCTCGCCGACGCCGAGGAGCGGCTGACGGGGCGGCCGAGCAGGGTCGCGCGGCTGCTGGGGTCGCTGACCGGGGCCTGA
- a CDS encoding aspartate aminotransferase family protein: MTDTLTTVTPRGTDRHAAARDHLWGHFTRQSAWAEQVPTIVRGEGHHIWDDRGRKYIDGLAGLFVVQAGHGRAELAERARQQAEELAFFPLWSYAHPQAIDLAERLAHHAPGDLNRVFFTTGGGEAVETAWKLAKQYWKLVGKPGKHKVISRAVAYHGTTQGALSITGIPALKAPFEPLVPSTQRVPNTNRYRAPEDLRDDPEAFGRWAADRIAEAIEFEGPETVAAVFLEPVQNAGGCFPPPPGYFQRVREICDRYDVLLVSDEVICAFGRIGEIFACSDFGYVPDMITCAKGLTSGYSPIGATVVSDRVYEPFRTGDATFYHGYTFGGHPVSAAVAMANLDIFEREGLTQRVHENAPLFRAELESLLDLPIVGDVRGAGYFYGIELVKDTATRETFSEAESERLLRDFLSPALFEAGLYCRADDRGDPVVQLAPPLTCGPAEFAEIGQILRGVLGEAWARL, encoded by the coding sequence ATGACCGACACGCTCACCACCGTCACCCCCCGCGGCACCGACCGGCACGCCGCCGCCCGCGACCACCTCTGGGGCCACTTCACGCGGCAGAGCGCGTGGGCCGAGCAGGTGCCCACGATCGTGCGCGGCGAGGGCCACCACATCTGGGACGACCGGGGCCGGAAGTACATCGACGGCCTCGCGGGGCTGTTCGTCGTGCAGGCCGGCCACGGGCGCGCCGAGCTCGCCGAGCGCGCCCGGCAGCAGGCCGAGGAGCTCGCGTTCTTCCCGCTGTGGTCCTACGCGCACCCGCAGGCGATCGACCTCGCGGAGCGGCTCGCGCACCATGCGCCCGGCGACCTGAACCGGGTGTTCTTCACGACGGGGGGCGGCGAGGCCGTCGAGACCGCGTGGAAGCTCGCCAAGCAGTACTGGAAGCTCGTCGGGAAGCCGGGCAAGCACAAGGTGATCTCCCGGGCGGTCGCGTACCACGGCACCACGCAGGGCGCGCTGTCCATCACGGGCATCCCCGCGCTCAAGGCCCCGTTCGAGCCCCTGGTGCCCTCGACGCAGCGCGTCCCGAACACCAACCGGTACCGGGCTCCCGAGGACCTGCGCGACGACCCCGAGGCGTTCGGGCGCTGGGCCGCCGACCGGATCGCCGAGGCCATCGAGTTCGAGGGCCCCGAGACCGTCGCCGCCGTGTTCCTGGAGCCGGTGCAGAACGCCGGCGGCTGCTTCCCGCCCCCGCCCGGGTACTTCCAGCGCGTCCGCGAGATCTGCGACCGGTACGACGTGCTGCTCGTCTCCGACGAGGTGATCTGCGCGTTCGGCCGGATCGGCGAGATCTTCGCGTGCAGCGACTTCGGGTACGTGCCCGACATGATCACCTGCGCGAAGGGGCTGACCTCCGGGTACTCCCCCATCGGCGCGACCGTCGTCTCCGACCGGGTCTACGAGCCGTTCCGGACCGGGGACGCGACCTTCTACCACGGCTACACGTTCGGCGGGCACCCGGTGTCGGCGGCCGTGGCGATGGCCAACCTCGACATCTTCGAGCGCGAAGGGCTGACGCAGCGGGTGCACGAGAACGCCCCGCTGTTCCGCGCCGAGCTGGAGTCGCTGCTGGACCTGCCGATCGTCGGGGACGTCCGCGGCGCCGGGTACTTCTACGGCATCGAGCTGGTGAAGGACACGGCCACCCGGGAGACGTTCTCCGAGGCCGAGTCCGAGCGGCTGCTGCGCGACTTCCTGTCCCCCGCCCTGTTCGAGGCCGGCCTGTACTGCCGGGCCGACGACCGCGGCGACCCGGTCGTGCAGCTCGCCCCGCCGCTCACCTGCGGGCCGGCGGAGTTCGCCGAGATCGGGCAGATCCTGCGGGGCGTGCTCGGCGAGGCGTGGGCGCGGCTGTGA
- a CDS encoding Lrp/AsnC family transcriptional regulator, protein MDETSKAIIEQLQEDGRRPYAAIAKAVGLSEAAVRQRVQRLTDAGVVQIVAVTDPVQVGFARQAMIGIKAEGDLEALADALAGLPEVDYVVITAGGFDVLVEVVCTGDDHLLAVLNDRIRTLPGVRTTETFVYLKLRKQQYDWGTR, encoded by the coding sequence CTGGACGAGACGTCCAAGGCGATCATCGAGCAGCTCCAGGAGGACGGCCGCCGTCCCTACGCGGCGATCGCCAAGGCCGTCGGGCTGTCCGAGGCCGCCGTGCGCCAGCGCGTGCAGCGGCTCACGGACGCGGGCGTCGTGCAGATCGTGGCCGTCACCGACCCGGTCCAGGTCGGGTTCGCCCGGCAGGCCATGATCGGCATCAAGGCGGAGGGGGACCTCGAGGCCCTCGCCGACGCGCTCGCCGGCCTCCCCGAGGTCGACTACGTCGTCATCACCGCCGGCGGGTTCGACGTCCTGGTCGAGGTCGTCTGCACCGGGGACGACCACCTGCTCGCCGTGCTCAACGACCGCATCCGCACGCTGCCCGGCGTGCGGACCACCGAGACCTTCGTCTACCTCAAGCTGCGCAAGCAGCAATACGACTGGGGAACCCGATGA
- a CDS encoding aminobutyraldehyde dehydrogenase → MTSTSTAPLRLQNLVDGAWADARDGRVADVVDPATGEVYAHAPVSGPADVDAAVGAAARAFTTWRRTTPAERQRALLRLADAVEARADELVAVESRDTGKPLHLTATEEVPPCVDQLRFFAGAARVLEGASAGEYLAGHTSFVRREPVGVVGQVTPWNYPLMMAVWKIAPALAAGNTVVLKPSDTTPASTLLLAELAAGILPPGVLNVVCGDRGTGRALVEHPRPDMVAITGSVRAGTEVAGSAARDVKRVHLELGGKAPVVVFADADLDAAAAGIASAGYFNAGQDCTAATRVLVQAAVHDDFLAALAAQARTQRTGAPDDPGVAFGPVNSADQLARVTGFLERLPGHAEVVAGGRRQGDRGYFHEATVVAGLRQDDEAVQDEIFGPVITVQPFADEAEAVALANGVRYGLAGSVWTSDHARAMRLSRDLDVGVVWINTHIPFVAEMPHGGFKQSGYGKDLSMYGLEDYTRIKHVMSAID, encoded by the coding sequence GTGACCAGCACCAGCACCGCGCCGCTCCGGCTGCAGAACCTCGTGGACGGCGCCTGGGCGGACGCGCGCGACGGCCGGGTCGCCGACGTGGTGGATCCCGCGACCGGCGAGGTCTACGCGCACGCCCCGGTCTCCGGGCCCGCCGACGTCGACGCCGCGGTGGGCGCCGCGGCCCGCGCGTTCACGACGTGGCGCCGCACCACCCCGGCGGAGCGGCAGCGCGCGCTGCTGCGGCTGGCCGACGCCGTCGAGGCCCGGGCCGACGAGCTCGTCGCCGTCGAGTCCCGCGACACCGGCAAGCCGCTGCACCTCACCGCGACGGAGGAGGTGCCCCCGTGCGTCGACCAGCTCCGGTTCTTCGCCGGCGCGGCGCGCGTCCTCGAGGGGGCGTCCGCGGGGGAGTACCTGGCGGGGCACACGTCCTTCGTGCGGCGCGAGCCCGTCGGGGTGGTCGGGCAGGTGACGCCCTGGAACTACCCGCTGATGATGGCGGTCTGGAAGATCGCCCCGGCGCTCGCGGCCGGCAACACCGTCGTGCTCAAGCCGTCGGACACCACGCCGGCGTCCACGCTGCTCCTCGCCGAGCTCGCCGCGGGGATCCTGCCCCCGGGCGTGCTCAACGTCGTCTGCGGGGACCGGGGCACGGGCCGGGCGCTGGTGGAGCACCCGCGGCCCGACATGGTGGCGATCACCGGGTCGGTGCGCGCGGGCACGGAGGTCGCCGGCTCCGCCGCCCGCGACGTGAAGCGGGTGCACCTGGAGCTCGGCGGGAAGGCCCCCGTGGTGGTGTTCGCCGACGCCGACCTCGACGCCGCGGCCGCCGGGATCGCGTCGGCCGGGTACTTCAACGCGGGCCAGGACTGCACCGCGGCGACGCGGGTGCTGGTGCAGGCGGCGGTGCACGACGACTTCCTCGCGGCGCTCGCCGCGCAGGCCCGGACCCAGCGCACCGGCGCCCCGGACGACCCGGGCGTGGCGTTCGGCCCGGTGAACAGCGCCGACCAGCTCGCGCGGGTCACCGGGTTCCTGGAGCGGCTGCCCGGCCACGCCGAGGTCGTCGCCGGCGGCCGCCGGCAGGGCGACCGCGGGTACTTCCACGAGGCCACCGTGGTCGCGGGGCTGCGCCAGGACGACGAGGCCGTGCAGGACGAGATCTTCGGGCCGGTCATCACGGTGCAGCCGTTCGCCGACGAGGCCGAGGCCGTCGCGCTCGCCAACGGCGTCCGGTACGGGCTGGCCGGCTCGGTCTGGACCTCCGACCACGCGCGCGCCATGCGGCTCTCGCGCGACCTGGACGTCGGGGTGGTGTGGATCAACACGCACATCCCGTTCGTGGCCGAGATGCCGCACGGCGGGTTCAAGCAGTCCGGCTACGGCAAGGACCTCTCGATGTACGGCCTCGAGGACTACACCCGCATCAAGCACGTGATGAGCGCGATCGACTGA
- a CDS encoding polyamine ABC transporter substrate-binding protein: MSPRRAVPADPRVRALIAAARGARRAPVVPGPSRRQFLTGALGGVGAGLLLAACGTGGSPSSGTSATAATDLSDTEKLVRWANWTLYLDQDEAGTGYPTLEAFTAQTGIDVEYTEDVDDNDTFYGKVSGQLANGQDIGYDIVTLTDWMAARMIRMGYTQELDRSAIPNAANILPDLAEVDFDPGRAHSLTWQSGFGGLAWSKDAVPGGMRSVADLWAPELAGKVEVLSEMRDTIGLIMLDQGVDPSGDWGGSEFDAALAVLREKIDSGHIRQVRGNSYAQDLVSGDAVAVIGWSGDITALNYENDDRFAFAIPEAGGTLWSDNLMIPVGATHKANAEAVLDYYYDPEVAAQVAAWVNYITPVQGAQEAMAAIDPELAENPMIFPDEATLASAHVFRTLTPEEETTYNGAFLDVIGA; this comes from the coding sequence ATGTCCCCTCGCCGTGCCGTCCCGGCCGACCCGCGCGTGCGCGCCCTGATCGCCGCCGCGCGGGGTGCCCGGCGCGCCCCCGTCGTGCCCGGACCGTCCCGCCGCCAGTTCCTCACCGGCGCCCTCGGCGGCGTCGGCGCCGGGCTGCTGCTCGCCGCCTGCGGCACCGGCGGCAGCCCGTCGTCCGGCACCTCCGCGACCGCTGCCACCGACCTGTCCGACACGGAGAAGCTCGTCCGCTGGGCGAACTGGACGCTGTACCTCGACCAGGACGAGGCGGGCACGGGCTACCCGACGCTCGAGGCGTTCACGGCGCAGACCGGCATCGACGTCGAGTACACGGAGGACGTCGACGACAACGACACCTTCTACGGCAAGGTCTCCGGGCAGCTCGCGAACGGCCAGGACATCGGCTACGACATCGTCACGCTGACCGACTGGATGGCCGCCCGGATGATCCGGATGGGCTACACCCAGGAGCTCGACCGCTCCGCGATCCCGAACGCGGCGAACATCCTGCCGGACCTCGCCGAGGTCGACTTCGACCCGGGCCGCGCGCACTCGCTCACCTGGCAGTCCGGGTTCGGCGGGCTGGCCTGGTCCAAGGACGCGGTGCCGGGCGGGATGCGCTCGGTCGCCGACCTGTGGGCGCCCGAGCTGGCGGGCAAGGTCGAGGTGCTCTCCGAGATGCGCGACACGATCGGCCTGATCATGCTCGACCAGGGCGTCGACCCCTCGGGCGACTGGGGCGGGTCCGAGTTCGACGCGGCGCTCGCGGTGCTCCGCGAGAAGATCGACTCCGGCCACATCCGGCAGGTGCGCGGCAACTCCTACGCGCAGGACCTGGTGAGCGGGGACGCCGTCGCGGTCATCGGCTGGTCCGGCGACATCACCGCGCTGAACTACGAGAACGACGACCGGTTCGCGTTCGCCATCCCCGAGGCCGGCGGCACGCTGTGGAGCGACAACCTCATGATCCCCGTGGGCGCGACCCACAAGGCGAACGCCGAGGCGGTCCTGGACTACTACTACGACCCCGAGGTGGCGGCGCAGGTGGCCGCGTGGGTCAACTACATCACCCCGGTGCAGGGAGCCCAGGAGGCCATGGCGGCGATCGACCCGGAGCTCGCCGAGAACCCGATGATCTTCCCCGACGAGGCGACCCTCGCCAGCGCGCACGTGTTCCGCACGCTCACCCCCGAGGAGGAGACCACCTACAACGGCGCGTTCCTGGACGTGATCGGCGCGTGA
- a CDS encoding ABC transporter ATP-binding protein — translation MSAPTPAPARAGAALEIWDVTKTFGAFTAVDDLTLTVPSGSFFALLGPSGCGKTTTLRMVAGLEQPTSGAISIGGREVTGTGAHQRPVNTVFQSYALFPHLSVLDNVAFGLRRRRVADAERRAREGLELVQLGHLGDRRPAQLSGGQQQRVALARALVNNPAVLLLDEPLGALDLKLRRQMQLELKRIQTEVGLTFVHVTHDQEEAMTMADTVAVMNQGRIEQLGRPADLYELPRTAFVANFLGQSNLVAGEVRQAPADGVLGVEIAGTRVRVPASRAVRTAGRVLVGVRPEKLRVLAPGEEPGPGTNVLGPGTVTDVAFAGVSTQYQVALPGVGTFGVFAQNAGGGSGPAVGDAVRLAWAVDFTFALDGAEDRDAGTEDPGTGSVAPAEDAA, via the coding sequence GTGAGCGCCCCGACCCCGGCGCCCGCACGGGCCGGCGCCGCCCTCGAGATCTGGGACGTGACCAAGACGTTCGGCGCGTTCACCGCGGTGGACGACCTCACGCTCACCGTGCCGTCGGGCTCGTTCTTCGCGCTGCTCGGGCCGTCCGGCTGCGGCAAGACCACCACGCTGCGGATGGTCGCCGGGCTGGAGCAGCCGACCTCGGGCGCCATCTCCATCGGCGGCCGCGAGGTCACCGGGACCGGCGCGCACCAGCGCCCCGTGAACACGGTGTTCCAGTCGTACGCGCTGTTCCCGCACCTGTCGGTGCTGGACAACGTCGCGTTCGGGCTGCGGCGCCGGCGGGTGGCGGACGCGGAGCGCCGGGCCCGCGAGGGTCTGGAGCTCGTGCAGCTGGGCCACCTCGGCGACCGGCGGCCGGCGCAGCTGTCCGGCGGCCAGCAGCAGCGCGTGGCCCTCGCCCGCGCCCTGGTGAACAACCCGGCGGTGCTGCTGCTCGACGAGCCGCTCGGCGCCCTGGACCTCAAGCTGCGGCGCCAGATGCAGCTCGAGCTGAAGCGGATCCAGACCGAGGTCGGGCTCACGTTCGTCCACGTCACGCACGACCAGGAGGAGGCCATGACCATGGCCGACACCGTCGCCGTGATGAACCAGGGGCGCATCGAGCAGCTCGGCCGGCCCGCCGACCTGTACGAGCTGCCGCGCACGGCGTTCGTCGCCAACTTCCTCGGGCAGTCCAACCTGGTCGCCGGCGAGGTCCGCCAGGCGCCGGCGGACGGGGTGCTCGGCGTCGAGATCGCCGGGACCCGGGTCCGGGTGCCCGCGAGCCGGGCCGTGCGCACCGCGGGTCGGGTGCTCGTCGGGGTGCGGCCCGAGAAGCTCCGGGTGCTCGCGCCGGGTGAGGAGCCCGGGCCGGGGACGAACGTGCTGGGACCGGGGACGGTGACGGACGTGGCGTTCGCCGGGGTGAGCACCCAGTACCAGGTGGCGCTGCCCGGGGTCGGCACGTTCGGCGTGTTCGCCCAGAACGCCGGGGGCGGGTCCGGGCCGGCGGTCGGGGACGCCGTGCGGCTCGCGTGGGCCGTCGACTTCACCTTCGCGCTCGACGGCGCCGAGGACCGCGACGCCGGCACCGAGGACCCCGGCACCGGGTCCGTGGCGCCTGCCGAGGACGCCGCATGA
- a CDS encoding ABC transporter permease has translation MSIAAALTETGPASPAPAPSRRSRSGAFGLMLPGTAYLVLFFVVPVGALLATSLYVPVPGGDVGQFQPAFRWQNYTEALAQFWPQLVRSFGFALVATVAALLIGYPMAYVIAVRARGRTLLQGVLLVLIIAPFFTSFILRTIAWKQILADDSFVVQALRWLHLLPPDGRLTATAFAVVAGLTYNFLPFMALPIYASLERLDPRLIEAGGDLYARPVTTFRTVTLPLSMPGVVSGTLLTFIPASGDYVNSSLLGNSTDTAMIGQVVDARFFKVLDYPTAAALSVVLMVAILLLVGLYVRRAGTEELL, from the coding sequence ATGAGCATCGCCGCCGCGCTGACCGAGACCGGTCCCGCCTCGCCCGCGCCGGCGCCGTCCCGGCGGTCGCGGTCGGGGGCGTTCGGGCTGATGCTGCCCGGCACCGCCTACCTCGTGCTGTTCTTCGTCGTGCCCGTGGGCGCGCTGCTCGCGACCTCGCTGTACGTGCCGGTCCCGGGGGGCGACGTCGGGCAGTTCCAGCCGGCGTTCCGGTGGCAGAACTACACCGAGGCGCTCGCGCAGTTCTGGCCGCAGCTCGTGCGGTCGTTCGGCTTCGCGCTGGTCGCGACCGTGGCCGCGCTGCTGATCGGGTACCCGATGGCCTACGTGATCGCCGTGCGCGCCCGGGGCCGCACCCTCCTGCAGGGCGTGCTGCTGGTGCTGATCATCGCGCCGTTCTTCACCAGCTTCATCCTGCGGACGATCGCCTGGAAGCAGATCCTCGCGGACGACTCGTTCGTGGTGCAGGCGCTGCGCTGGCTGCACCTGCTGCCGCCGGACGGGCGGCTCACGGCCACGGCGTTCGCGGTCGTGGCGGGCCTGACCTACAACTTCCTGCCGTTCATGGCCCTGCCGATCTACGCCAGCCTCGAGCGGCTGGACCCCCGGCTGATCGAGGCGGGCGGCGACCTGTACGCCCGCCCGGTCACCACGTTCCGCACCGTGACGCTGCCCCTGTCGATGCCCGGGGTCGTGTCCGGGACGCTGCTGACGTTCATCCCCGCGAGCGGGGACTACGTGAACTCCAGCCTGCTCGGCAACAGCACGGACACCGCGATGATCGGGCAGGTCGTCGACGCGCGCTTCTTCAAGGTGCTGGACTACCCGACGGCCGCGGCCCTGTCGGTCGTGCTCATGGTCGCGATCCTGCTGCTCGTCGGGCTGTACGTCCGCCGGGCCGGCACCGAGGAGCTGCTGTGA
- a CDS encoding ABC transporter permease gives MGDAVVPVFAALAFLYLLVPVAYTVAFSFNDAGKTNLVWRGFTWDNWRNPCGAPQVCEAFAHSIQVGLLSTLVATVLGTLLAVALVRYRFRGRALANLLIFLPMSTPEVVLGAALLAQFLSLRVQLGFWTVVAAHVMFCVSFVVVTVKARVASLDPRLEEAAADLFATPWQAFWKVTFPLLLPGIAAAALLSFSLSFDDFIITNFNSGSFTTFPKFVYVSATRGIPPQANVIGSFMFALSLLVVVGAQVVRSGRLRRRR, from the coding sequence CTGGGCGACGCCGTCGTCCCGGTGTTCGCCGCCCTCGCGTTCCTCTACCTGCTGGTCCCGGTCGCCTACACCGTGGCGTTCTCGTTCAACGACGCGGGCAAGACCAACCTGGTCTGGCGCGGCTTCACCTGGGACAACTGGCGCAACCCGTGCGGCGCGCCGCAGGTGTGCGAGGCGTTCGCGCACTCGATCCAGGTCGGCCTGCTGTCCACCCTCGTCGCCACGGTGCTCGGCACGCTGCTCGCCGTCGCCCTCGTGCGCTACCGCTTCCGAGGACGCGCCCTGGCCAACCTGCTGATCTTCCTGCCCATGTCCACCCCAGAGGTGGTGCTCGGCGCGGCGCTGCTCGCGCAGTTCCTCTCCCTGCGGGTGCAGCTCGGGTTCTGGACCGTCGTCGCCGCCCACGTCATGTTCTGCGTGTCGTTCGTCGTGGTCACCGTCAAGGCGCGCGTCGCCTCGCTCGACCCCCGGCTCGAGGAGGCGGCCGCCGACCTGTTCGCGACGCCCTGGCAGGCGTTCTGGAAGGTGACGTTCCCGCTGCTGCTCCCCGGGATCGCCGCGGCCGCGCTGCTGTCGTTCTCGCTGAGCTTCGACGACTTCATCATCACGAACTTCAACTCGGGCAGCTTCACCACGTTCCCGAAGTTCGTCTACGTCTCGGCGACGCGCGGCATCCCGCCGCAGGCGAACGTCATCGGGTCGTTCATGTTCGCCCTGTCGCTGCTCGTGGTGGTGGGGGCCCAGGTCGTCCGCAGCGGACGGCTCCGTCGGCGCCGCTGA